In the genome of bacterium, one region contains:
- a CDS encoding prepilin-type N-terminal cleavage/methylation domain-containing protein has protein sequence MIKKIFKVPITNYPPKIRDFRGLNPRNFSEIPEGQLLTTNKGLTLLEMAISMAILAIALVALANLFPIGLKLSRRASTFSEASILAQRVLENIKTAASVYDGDYAGYIGDHGDFTTGIPTDVRNGNGIGYFELASQDTCPFVDSDATITIGTTIQYKYNNTDMDVYIKAEDWDANGNGKTWPLDGDWDDVLLSQKVYVAVYWTEADRDRAETFITYIANPFYEKYR, from the coding sequence ATGATAAAAAAAATCTTCAAAGTACCAATTACCAATTATCCCCCAAAAATCAGAGATTTTCGGGGACTCAATCCTCGGAATTTCTCTGAAATTCCAGAGGGACAATTACTAACTACCAATAAAGGTCTGACTTTGTTAGAAATGGCGATATCAATGGCTATTCTTGCCATAGCTTTGGTTGCGCTGGCAAACCTTTTCCCTATCGGCTTGAAGTTGTCCCGAAGAGCATCTACTTTTTCGGAAGCAAGTATTCTCGCGCAAAGAGTGCTCGAAAATATAAAAACAGCCGCATCGGTTTATGATGGGGATTATGCAGGATATATAGGAGACCATGGAGATTTCACAACAGGTATCCCAACTGATGTGAGGAATGGGAATGGTATAGGATACTTTGAATTAGCAAGCCAGGATACATGTCCCTTTGTTGATTCGGATGCAACTATTACTATAGGTACAACTATACAATATAAATATAATAATACAGATATGGATGTTTATATTAAAGCTGAAGATTGGGATGCTAACGGTAATGGAAAAACATGGCCATTAGATGGAGATTGGGACGATGTTTTATTAAGCCAAAAAGTATATGTCGCTGTTTACTGGACGGAAGCGGATAGAGACAGAGCCGAAACATTTATCACCTATATAGCGAACCCGTTTTATGAAAAGTATAGATAA
- a CDS encoding type II toxin-antitoxin system HicB family antitoxin, with product MTYRIIIEKGENFGYVAHCPAIPGCHSQGETLEETIENIKDAIQGCLSVLGDQIMSTKTKEVATMEVVV from the coding sequence ATGACCTATAGAATTATAATTGAAAAAGGCGAAAATTTTGGTTATGTGGCGCATTGTCCTGCAATTCCCGGTTGTCATTCGCAGGGGGAAACACTCGAGGAAACAATTGAAAACATTAAAGATGCAATACAAGGCTGCCTCTCTGTGTTAGGTGACCAGATAATGTCAACGAAAACAAAAGAGGTTGCTACAATGGAGGTAGTTGTGTAG
- a CDS encoding type II toxin-antitoxin system HicA family toxin: MAKLPVVSGKETIKAFEKAGWYVERRAKSRHIIMKKSGMETTLSIPEHKVLDRGLLRALIRDAYISVDKFNELLKK, from the coding sequence GTGGCAAAATTACCGGTTGTTTCTGGAAAAGAAACTATAAAAGCATTTGAAAAAGCGGGGTGGTATGTGGAAAGACGAGCAAAAAGCAGACATATAATAATGAAAAAGAGCGGAATGGAAACTACTTTGTCTATTCCGGAGCATAAAGTTTTAGATAGAGGGCTCCTTCGCGCTTTAATAAGAGACGCATACATTTCGGTTGATAAGTTCAACGAATTGTTAAAGAAATGA
- a CDS encoding prepilin-type N-terminal cleavage/methylation domain-containing protein, with protein sequence MRKENNKRQTPVIASPNIVRAWQSQYFKNRLLHYVRNDNNTGLTLIEVMIVVAILAVISTTLFSVFQSSLFSQRKGTNKAIIYSEARAALDMMSREIEKAFVDERIGAECLGLDGTGDLPDTFCFIAPLNPDNTKEVGKYNGELCEVGYWLAGNELKKGWTTKKNNFKFFDIGNKKDFGNENALIGSVSNLQFEYFDGQQWTTGANAGWWDDGAGNPRQDLPRAIKITLVMQYESEKDEIRHDTFITIVNIPGSGQ encoded by the coding sequence ATGAGAAAAGAAAACAATAAAAGACAAACGCCTGTCATTGCGAGCCCGAACATTGTGAGGGCGTGGCAATCCCAATATTTTAAAAATAGATTGCTTCACTATGTTCGCAATGACAACAACACTGGTTTAACTTTAATCGAAGTCATGATAGTGGTAGCCATACTTGCTGTTATATCTACAACCCTATTTTCAGTGTTTCAAAGCAGTTTATTTTCACAGCGAAAAGGCACGAATAAAGCTATTATATATTCCGAAGCCCGAGCCGCCTTAGATATGATGTCCAGAGAAATAGAAAAAGCGTTTGTGGATGAGAGGATTGGGGCTGAATGCTTGGGATTAGATGGCACGGGAGATTTGCCCGACACTTTTTGTTTTATCGCTCCATTAAATCCTGATAATACAAAAGAAGTCGGAAAGTATAATGGGGAATTATGCGAGGTGGGTTATTGGTTAGCGGGTAATGAACTTAAAAAAGGATGGACTACCAAGAAAAATAATTTTAAATTTTTCGATATTGGCAATAAAAAAGATTTTGGAAACGAAAATGCTCTTATTGGAAGTGTTTCTAATCTTCAGTTTGAATATTTTGATGGACAACAGTGGACTACCGGTGCTAATGCCGGTTGGTGGGATGACGGAGCAGGAAATCCTAGACAAGATTTACCCCGCGCAATAAAAATCACGCTTGTTATGCAATACGAATCGGAAAAGGATGAGATAAGGCACGACACTTTTATTACGATAGTCAATATACCCGGGAGCGGACAGTGA